In one window of Halomarina pelagica DNA:
- a CDS encoding GTP-dependent dephospho-CoA kinase family protein translates to MLRLPDALRADLKDPVGPIYTDPSTLLADAGDGPLIAVGDVVTEHLLRETVPDVALVDGQTKRTPLDERVDLSPFDREVRVENPAATLSRDLLVALREGLAGGETVAVVVDGEEDLAAVPAIAVAPLGATVVYGQPDEGMVLVVVDETVRADMREFLGRMEGDVVAAEAALGFES, encoded by the coding sequence ATGCTCCGCCTCCCCGACGCGCTGCGCGCCGACCTGAAGGACCCCGTCGGGCCGATCTACACCGATCCGTCGACCCTCCTCGCCGACGCGGGCGACGGGCCGTTGATCGCCGTCGGCGACGTCGTCACCGAGCACCTGCTCCGCGAGACGGTGCCGGACGTGGCGCTCGTGGACGGACAGACGAAGCGCACGCCACTCGACGAGCGCGTGGACCTCTCGCCGTTCGACCGCGAGGTGCGCGTCGAGAACCCCGCGGCGACCCTCTCGCGGGACCTGCTCGTCGCGCTCCGGGAGGGGCTCGCGGGCGGGGAGACCGTCGCCGTCGTCGTCGACGGCGAGGAGGACCTCGCCGCCGTCCCCGCCATCGCCGTCGCCCCCCTCGGCGCGACCGTCGTCTACGGCCAGCCCGACGAGGGGATGGTCCTCGTCGTCGTGGACGAGACGGTCCGCGCCGACATGCGGGAGTTCCTCGGACGGATGGAGGGGGACGTCGTCGCGGCGGAGGCGGCGCTCGGGTTCGAGTCGTAG